Part of the Phalacrocorax carbo chromosome 9, bPhaCar2.1, whole genome shotgun sequence genome is shown below.
GCAAAGGTGCTGCCTCAAAGGGGAGAAAACATCAGTTAGCAACTACTTGTGAAACAtccccaaaagcagcacacGAGGGCTCGTACCTCCCTTTATGCGTAATTCATCTGATCACGGATGAAATTCATTAATAGCAATTTTAAACACCGATGTAGGGAGATAGCTTTTCTAAAGGGGGATCAAAGACACACGTTTGGAAGCTCAACAGGGTATgactgcagagggagggagagaaaagcgCAGGGAAACAGGAGAGAGCAACAAGTGCGAGGCCgaatttgctttgcttgcaagTATTTCCGAAGGGCATCGCCTGAccgggccggcggggcgggagggggctgcccgcGGCGGGAAGCGTTCGGCCCTGGGGCCGGGCAGGCGGGCACCgccggggggtgcggggggggcagcggcagcagggGCGAGGTTTGCCCCCGGCCTCGGCGGGACAGCCCCGGGCGCTGCCGtcgggacgggacgggaccggcccggcccggcctccGCCGCCTTCCTCCGGCTGAAAGGTCGGCCATCGCCCCTCGGCCTGCAGCCGGCGGGTGACCAAGGGGCCCGACTGGCAGCGCCCTGCCCTCCGCTTCCTCGCGAACTGGGCGAAACCGCGGTAAATAAGTAACTGCGCCTGCAAGGCCGCCCCTGGCCCCCGGGGAGCGGGGCACCGCCGCCCGCCTCTCCTCTcatctcctcctctcttctcctctcccctctccccgcagCACAGGGGTGAACAAACGCGCCGCCGTCTACCTGTGCAACACCTCCGcaacacattttatttacaCGAAATCAACTCGGGGCATTGTACATTATATACAGATATTTTCCCCCTCCAACAAGGCAGAGCTTGTGCAAGATTAGTAGCATCCTCCGGAGCGTATCCGACTGTCCACGGGAAATGTCCCCCCTGCGAGGTATCAGCTGTCGGAGTCCAAGTcacttttcccttcttcttgtCTCTTCTCCGGAGAGGTTTTAGACGCTTTATTCCATTTTTGTGCGTTTTCTGACTCCTCCGAAGACGACCGCTTTTGCCTCCTCCACTTTGCCCGGCGGTTTTTGAACCAAACCTGTTAcgttaagaaattaaattattgggggggggggggggggggggaagggaaaaaaaaaaaaaaacccaaacccaaagaCGCAAGGCGGCAGCGCGCCCTCCTCCCGGCCGGAGCCCGGCCAGGCCCGGAGCCGCGGCGGGAGCGGAGGGAGCGGCCGCCCGGGCGGGGAAGCCTGAGCGCCTTCGGGAGGCACAACCGCCTCCCGACACTTGCCCACAGCCGCCCCATCGGCTCGGGCAGCCACCTCCAGAGGGGCGCTTGGCgatgctaataataataatagtaataataataataataataataataataataataataataataatgatgatgatgatggaaGACTTTCCCTCTGCCCCCCGCAAACCTGTTGctcgccccccccccaactcgCCGCGGCCGGCGGAGCGGGCTGGAGCCGCAGCGAGGGACCGGCGTCCCAGCGCGTTTAAATGCGAAAGTCAGAGGGTGGAAGCGGGAAAGGAGAGCAAAATACCTCCACTTTCTCCTCTCTTAAGTGCACCCTTCTGGCCAGCTGTTCCCTGGTGCCCACGTCCGGGTATTTCGTTTCCTGGAAGAGGTTTTCCAGCGCTTCTAGCTGCTCGTCAGTGAAGATCGTCCGATGCCGTCTTTTTCGCCTGCAGTGCAGCTGGTTCAGTAACTGCAGCTCCGTCCGGGACAAAGTGCCCACGTTCATGTAGGGCAACATCTGATGGGGAACAGGGGACATCAGGACTGACCCAGTGCCCTCGTAACCTACGGACAGACAGACGAGACGACGGACAGGCTTTGCATGAGATCGCTGCTGGCCCCCGCCGCCCACCCCCGCTCCTGCGGAGCCGCCAGCTCCCCGCcaccccctcctgccccgcGGCTGCGGGAACAAAGAAAGCCCGTCCGCCCCGTCCCACGCGGGGACGCTCCGCGCGGGGACCCTTACCTGCGGGGGGGACGCAGGAGCACTGCTGGGCGCCCAGAGGCGGCACGGCTCCGCAGCACGAAGGGCCCACGGGGGACGCCGGCACATGCAGCTGCCCGTAGTAGTAGTTGTTGTAGCCGAGCCGGGATCCGGTGACGGCCGgcggcagcgcggaggcgggTGCCACCGCCCGGGAGTAAAATCCGCCGTAGTCGGAGGCGCTGCCGTAGAGCGAGTCCCCGTGGAGGCTGGGGAAGACGACGGGCGCGGCGCTCGGGGGCAGCAGCACCGAGTCCTTGCAGCGAGGTCTGGCCGCCAGGATATTGTCGATGCTGAACATGCTCACAGGCATGCCCCAAACCGTGCCGGGGCAGGGCAGCGGGGACCGGCCGcggggggagggcgggcgggACGGCGGGTAGGTGGCGGTGGTTGtggtgggggggcgggaggggggggggaggctggagagACACGAAATCGAAACTTTTcggagaaattttaaaaagggttcGGAGCGAAAAGAGCGGAGCTTTTTCCGAGGGCAGCTTGCGGGCAGAGTGTGCGTGTGTGCCTGTGCgcgcgtgtgtgcgtgtgcatgtgtgtgcgtgtgcgggTGTGTGCGCGCAGGATCCACCCCTGGAACTTTCCCCCCTCAACTCTCGCCTGTTTACTGATCTCAACCCAGAGGGCTGCTCGGAGTATAATCCATCTGaacctcttcccttttttataCCCAGGCGACGTCATCCTGGATTTAGTTCCTGGTAATATGCAGatgacaaacaaaaccagatttgattttttttttatccccctTTTTTGTAGGGAAGAGGTGGGGGTTACACAAAGGAGTGAAAGGAGCCCGGGTCTGTGTATTGAGAATTAATGAAATTAACGTAATCCTTTCCATTAGTGGGCTTTTTTGAAAGGCCCCGGATTTAGGCTTGATCTCTGCTGCACCAGCTAATTGCCCAGGTTAATCTTATTAATGCCATTGTGCAGAAGTGGTTAGCAGCTCCTAGCCTCGGCTATTATGCGCCTGCTTTGCTCGTGTTAGTCCACATTAGTGGGTGCGATTTCCTCTGTCTGAAGCTCAGATTCATTATTTATGCTTCGAATTGGTtaagaagcattaaaaaaaaaatataataaactgCGGTACAACCACGCAACTCCCCCCGCACCCTCTCCAAGTGATTCTGTGGCAGGGTTTGAATCTCGCGTCCCGCGGCTCGGAGGGCTGACGGGCTGCTGCGGAGCGTGCGTTCCTCTCACTTCAGCTCTATGCGGTGAAGCAACAACCTCTTCACTGAGTAAAtgaactatattttttttctcttttcctagaTCACCTGGCGGAACTAGGACGCGTAAACATCTTTTTAAAGAGATTCAGATCCAGACAGgtatcactttttatttttaaacaagccAGGACGTGGAAATGCTAAAGACCAGTGCCATCTCAAATCCCCGGGTCTGGTAGGTGTTCCGATTTGCTCCTGATCCATCCTGgtgcctttctcttttctgtttaagGAAGAATCTTTCCAATTCTAGCTTGGAAAAGAAAGCCTATAGAATTGCAATGATACGGAGAAATTTATATTTTGCGTGTTCCGTGAATTTAAAATGGAGCGGTTTTAAGTTCCTAAAACTCTTCCTGTTAAGACGTTTGTCTCTCTTGGTAGCTGGCTCTTGTGATTTGCAGAATACTTCGTCTGTCACGACTGTCACTGGGAATCCACAGGAGGTGAACTGAATAAGATTAGACTATTTACACCATCAACCCTCCATCAAAGAAGGTAGGAAATTGTACGcgtgaaatgaaaacaagtcaTTAGGGTCCGTTTACGAGGaacacattatttttcctcaacAAAGAAGATCCTCGTTAGCGCTTACTCGCACTTTATCCTTGTCCTCCCTTTCCTCGATATTCCAGGATTTAAAACCGCATCCGAGAACGATCGTGACCAAAACCCTATTTCTAGCAAGACGTTAAAGAACGCCAGGACCTTAATTCTCACTTTCTTAATACGTCGCCGTGTGTCTAATTACTAAGCATCATTTCCTTTACTTCAGTTTATTTGCCGATCCATTTCTTACCGGCTTCGGGATTTAGACCTGAGCTTCGTGCATATTTTTGAGAATTCGATGTAAAGTGAAACTGTCTGACAGAGTTGTGGCGTTGGTTTAttagtttcttttgttttgttagatTTGGGCTTTCTCTGTTGTTGCTTTGGGcgttttctttatttttgatcgtttatttgtttctttggtgTTGGACTTCGGGGGCAGTTTTGGGCTGGTTTGCTGGGGTTTTTGGCCGGTAGTTCCCGGGGCGCAGCTctgcccggcgggacggggggcAGCGCGCTGCCCAATGCCGCCATCGGGATGCTTCTTCACGCCCTCGGCGGTCCCGCCGCCACGCACGGTGGCATCGCTCCGGCGGCCTTGGCAGCTCCCGGGGCTGCGGGAGAGCCCTGCTCGGAGCCCCCGGGAGTGCCAGGCCCGGCGGGGGCCCGAGAGCGGGGACACGGCCAGCTCTGCCACTGGCGCGGGGGGGAATGTCTCGGGGGGGACCCGCGGGTAGCGGGACAGCGCTTTGCCGCCCCGCCGGGAGAGCGGGTGACCCCGCTGAAGCCC
Proteins encoded:
- the GSC gene encoding homeobox protein goosecoid; this translates as MPVSMFSIDNILAARPRCKDSVLLPPSAAPVVFPSLHGDSLYGSASDYGGFYSRAVAPASALPPAVTGSRLGYNNYYYGQLHVPASPVGPSCCGAVPPLGAQQCSCVPPAGYEGTGSVLMSPVPHQMLPYMNVGTLSRTELQLLNQLHCRRKRRHRTIFTDEQLEALENLFQETKYPDVGTREQLARRVHLREEKVEVWFKNRRAKWRRQKRSSSEESENAQKWNKASKTSPEKRQEEGKSDLDSDS